From the genome of Eucalyptus grandis isolate ANBG69807.140 chromosome 2, ASM1654582v1, whole genome shotgun sequence, one region includes:
- the LOC104434827 gene encoding senescence-specific cysteine protease SAG39 yields the protein MGSTIVGKLVLVMVTILGLWASQAWSRELHDATMRERHEQWMARHGRVYEDAAEKERCFLIFKTNVEYIESFNQDGNKPYKLAINAFADLTSEEFKASRTGYKRSSSLRTASMKPFQYESVTTIPSSMDWRKKGAVTPIKDQGQCGCCWAFSAVAAMEGITQLTTGKLTSLSEQELVDCDRSGEDQGCGGGLMDDAFQFIISNHGLTTEANYPYQSVDNTCNAWKAASTAAKISGYEDVPSNSESALLKAVAQHGTRISRNKKIHKP from the exons ATGGGTTCCACGATTGTTGGCAAACTTGTTCTTGTCATGGTGACCATCCTAGGACTCTGGGCCTCCCAAGCGTGGTCACGCGAGCTCCACGACGCTACCATGCGGGAGAGGCACGAGCAGTGGATGGCTCGCCATGGGCGGGTGTATGAGGACGCCGCCGAGAAGGAGCGATGCTTCTTAATCTTCAAGACCAACGTCGAGTACATCGAGTCCTTCAACCAGGATGGAAACAAACCGTACAAGCTAGCCATCAATGCGTTTGCCGACCTAACGAGCGAGGAGTTCAAGGCCTCAAGGACCGGATACAAGCGTTCATCCTCCCTGCGGACGGCGAGCATGAAGCCGTTCCAATATGAAAGTGTGACCACGATTCCATCAAGCATGGACTGGAGAAAGAAAGGAGCCGTCACGCCTATTAAGGACCAAGGCCAATGCG GATGCTGTTGGGCTTTCTCTGCTGTGGCGGCCATGGAAGGGATTACCCAACTCACGACGGGAAAACTGACCTCTTTGTCCGAGCAAGAACTAGTGGATTGTGACAGGAGTGGCGAAGACCAGGGTTGTGGGGGCGGCCTCATGGACGACGCTTTCCAGTTCATTATCAGCAACCACGGCCTCACGACTGAGGCCAATTACCCTTACCAATCTGTCGACAACACCTGCAATGCCTGGAAAGCAGCCTCTACTGCTGCGAAAATCAGCGGGTATGAAGATGTGCCTTCCAACAGCGAGTCCGCCCTTCTAAAGGCCGTGGCTCAACACGGAACAAGAATAAGtagaaacaagaaaattcaCAAACCATAG
- the LOC120290578 gene encoding KDEL-tailed cysteine endopeptidase CEP1-like: MSSSLLDLGEASELKPHLWPIAGYLEAQRHVEEGHTTGDQYLHARASLQPVSVAIDAGESDFQFYSTGIFTGECGTDLDHGVTAVGYGTSENGTKYWLVKNSWGTGWGEEGYIRMQRDIDAAEGLCGIAMEASYPTA, from the exons atgagctcgagcttgctagATCTCGGTGAGGCTAGTGAACTCAAGCCTCACTTGTGGCCTATTGCTGGCTATCTTGAGGCTCAGCGACATGTGGAGGaa GGTCATACGACAGGAGACCAATATCTTCATGCACGTGCAAGTCTCCAGCCAGTTTCCGTGGCCATCGACGCAGGCGAATCAGATTTCCAGTTCTACTCCACCGGCATTTTCACCGGGGAATGTGGGACCGATCTGGACCACGGGGTCACCGCGGTCGGGTACGGGACAAGTGAGAACGGAACCAAGTACTGGTTGGTCAAGAATTCGTGGGGCACCGGATGGGGCGAGGAGGGATATATCAGGATGCAAAGGGACATTGATGCTGCGGAAGGTCTTTGCGGCATTGCCATGGAGGCTTCATATCCAACTGCATAA